The Deinococcus aquiradiocola genome contains a region encoding:
- the pyk gene encoding pyruvate kinase yields MKHFDRATKIVATIGPASRDPEILSQMMDAGVNVVRMNFSHGSHDDHRATYTMVRELAAKKGLTIGILQDLQGPKIRTARFTNGSATLQKGQNFIITMDDVEGDETRVGSTYKGLAGDVYPGMDLLLDDGNMALRVESVKGNDIHTTVVVGGVLKNNKGINVPQAELSVPAMSDKDVEDMAFGAELGVDWVALSFVRSRDDLLLARHYLSRYGSKAKLMAKIEKPQAVDRFEDILKEVDGIMVARGDLGVEMRAEQVPVIQKRLIRACREVGKPVITATQMLESMVTLPRPTRAEASDVANAIFDGTDAVMLSAESAAGMYPIEAVAMMDRIAREVEASTEYKLLQAQEIDTSLAQDAIAQAACNIGEGLSVPVIVSFTKTGGAAARISKNRPKLAILALTPNEQTRNQLALAWGVVPMLSEDPRDTDDMVRIANQELKRSQLADVGDRYVITAGVPFGVQGTTNMIRVEKLRESGRSI; encoded by the coding sequence ATGAAGCACTTTGACCGCGCCACCAAGATCGTCGCCACCATCGGCCCCGCCAGCCGCGACCCCGAAATCCTCAGCCAGATGATGGACGCGGGCGTGAACGTCGTCCGCATGAACTTCTCGCACGGCTCGCACGACGACCACCGCGCCACGTACACCATGGTTCGCGAACTGGCCGCCAAGAAGGGCCTCACCATCGGCATCCTGCAGGACCTGCAGGGCCCCAAGATCCGCACGGCACGCTTCACGAACGGCTCGGCCACCCTGCAGAAGGGCCAGAACTTTATCATCACGATGGACGACGTGGAAGGCGACGAGACCCGCGTCGGCAGCACCTACAAGGGCCTCGCGGGCGACGTGTACCCCGGCATGGACCTGCTGCTCGACGACGGCAACATGGCGCTGCGCGTGGAGAGCGTGAAGGGCAACGACATCCACACGACGGTCGTGGTGGGCGGCGTCCTCAAGAACAACAAGGGCATCAACGTCCCGCAGGCCGAACTGAGCGTGCCCGCCATGTCCGACAAGGACGTGGAGGACATGGCCTTCGGCGCGGAACTCGGCGTGGACTGGGTGGCGCTCAGCTTCGTGCGCTCCCGCGACGACCTGCTCCTCGCGCGGCACTACCTGTCGCGGTACGGCAGCAAGGCCAAACTGATGGCCAAGATCGAGAAGCCGCAGGCGGTGGACCGTTTCGAGGACATCCTGAAGGAAGTGGACGGCATCATGGTCGCGCGCGGCGACCTGGGCGTCGAGATGCGCGCCGAGCAGGTGCCCGTCATCCAGAAGCGCCTGATCCGCGCGTGTCGCGAGGTCGGCAAGCCCGTCATCACGGCCACGCAGATGCTGGAGAGCATGGTGACGCTCCCCCGCCCCACCCGCGCCGAGGCGAGCGACGTGGCGAACGCCATCTTCGACGGCACGGACGCCGTGATGCTCTCCGCCGAGAGTGCCGCCGGCATGTACCCTATCGAGGCGGTCGCCATGATGGACCGCATCGCACGTGAAGTGGAGGCCAGCACCGAGTACAAGCTGCTGCAGGCGCAGGAGATCGACACCAGCCTCGCGCAGGACGCCATCGCGCAGGCCGCCTGCAACATCGGCGAGGGCCTGAGCGTGCCGGTCATCGTGAGCTTCACGAAGACGGGCGGCGCGGCGGCCCGCATCTCCAAGAACCGCCCCAAGCTCGCCATCCTGGCCCTCACGCCCAACGAGCAGACCCGCAACCAGTTGGCGCTCGCCTGGGGCGTCGTGCCGATGCTCAGCGAGGACCCGCGCGACACGGACGACATGGTCCGCATCGCCAACCAGGAACTCAAGCGCAGCCAGCTCGCGGACGTCGGCGACCGCTACGTGATCACGGCGGGCGTGCCGTTCGGCGTGCAGGGCACCACCAACATGATCCGCGTCGAGAAGCTGCGCGAGTCCGGCCGCAGCATCTGA